From Shewanella acanthi:
CTTCGCGCGTCCTTTGCCTGCAGTTAAGTTAATCCCTTGTTTAGTCTCGGTATCAAACTGCCAAACATCGAACTTGTCGTAAACCAGAATGCCTGCGTCATCCTTAAGCCAAGGCCCAAAACCATAACCAGGCGCATTGGATGGATAATCATGATCCTCATCGGCAAAGCTGACGTTTAGGGATTGAGTCAAATTGCTGCGACGACCATTTACCACATCATAAAGGTACACCTGACCTAACTGGTAATAGGCTACATATTTGCCATCGGCCGACAGCGTCGGCAACTCTTCGCTCGACTGCTGGGTTAAAAATAACGTTTTACGGCCAGTATTGGTGTCGACAATGTAATAGTCCTGATGTCCGCCCGCCCAAGTCGCCATTTTGCGGTATGGCACATCGGAACTTGCTAACAAAAAGCGGCGCTGTTGTGGGGATAATGCCACATCCGGGACGGTTTTATCCGCCAACTGCACCACTTTGTTCGCATCGAGATGCAATACAGCGAGATAGGTGCGTTGCTGCTCCTTCTCAAATGCTTTAAGTTCCTGCGGCTTAATAACAGGATCATCACCGTGCCACACTTTAAGGCCGCGCTGCCCTGTCACTATGGCTTTATCAAAGAGATCTTGCTCCTCGGTGATTTTCTTAAGGGATAACTGCTGACTCACCTCGGGCACTCGGCCAAAGAATAAACGCTCACTGTCGTCAGAGAAACTTAAATTGGCGTAACGGTTTAATACCCATTCAGAGGAATCTTTAATTTGGCGCAGCTTGCCCGTGCTAGCTGTTCCAGCGCTTACATCAATCAGACTTAACTGGTAACGGCGACCAAAAGGTAACTCTGCTGCATCACCGTGAGTGAAGGCTAACCACTGGCCATTCTTAGCAAGTGCGAGTGCACCTATCTGCTCTGAAGAGGATTCAAATGCCGTTGATTGCTGGTAAGTATCGAGTGAAATCAGTTTAAGACTATGAAGCTTCGCCTCACCATCATTTACGGCCAGCGCCAATCTTTGGCTCGCTTTATCAAAGACATAAGCAGTGACATGCTCGACATCGATACGCAATTGTGGATTGTTAAGATTTACTAAACTGAACCTGCGACCCACATCGAATTTATCGATTTTTGGTTTTTCATCCTTCCGTTTTTCTTCATTGGACTTTTCGGCGCCCAAAGCACTCTTGTCAACCTCTTGAGCATCCGCAGCTTTTTTAGCTTCGTCATCGGCTTCAAACCAAATCGCTAGGTGCTCGCCATCGTCACTAAAAACAAATTCTTTAACGCGCTCGAAGCGAGTTTGATTGCCGGTTTGGGTATCGAATAACACCATATCGGACTTAAGTTTTTTCTTGGCCTTAGCATCGCTGGTTTCGACTTTGAGTAGACTAGGCTTAACCGCCATTGCCACAAAGCGTCCATTATGGCTGATGATTGGGTCGGATCCCCCTTCGATGATAAATTGCTGCCCCGACTGCACTTTCTTCACTAAGCCATGGCTATCACCACGATCGGGAGCCACTTCTACCGCAATCACTTGTCCATTGTCGGCAATGACAGGTTTCTCAAGGGATACGAAATGCATGATGTCGGTTAGGGTGAGCGGTTTTGTACTGGTGTCAGCCTGCACGGAAGGCACGATGCCCAAGGATAACAGCACCAAAGATGTGAGTGGGAGTAACTTCAATGTCTTCCTCTTTTACGTATTTGTTAGACTAAAGTAGAGTTTTTTAACCATTGCGTCACCATCATCCTTAGAAGCCGATATTTTTACAAGTTTTACCCCAGAAAAATGAGTGATATTGCTCACTAAATCCTGTGAACTTGGATCAAACGCGGGTAAAATACCGCGCAGAAAAAAATCGAATTCATTGTCATGCCCTCCGGCCCATTCCGGAGCTGACAGATTGCAGTAACGACGAACCGTGGAAGGATTTCTCCATGTCAAAAAGAACAATAACCGTAATTCCTGGTGATGGAATTGGTCCAAGTATTATTGATTCAGCCTTAAAAATTCTTGATAAGGCGGGTTGTGATTTTGAATATGAATTTGCAGATGCAGGTTTAACTGCACTGG
This genomic window contains:
- a CDS encoding prolyl oligopeptidase family serine peptidase; the protein is MKLLPLTSLVLLSLGIVPSVQADTSTKPLTLTDIMHFVSLEKPVIADNGQVIAVEVAPDRGDSHGLVKKVQSGQQFIIEGGSDPIISHNGRFVAMAVKPSLLKVETSDAKAKKKLKSDMVLFDTQTGNQTRFERVKEFVFSDDGEHLAIWFEADDEAKKAADAQEVDKSALGAEKSNEEKRKDEKPKIDKFDVGRRFSLVNLNNPQLRIDVEHVTAYVFDKASQRLALAVNDGEAKLHSLKLISLDTYQQSTAFESSSEQIGALALAKNGQWLAFTHGDAAELPFGRRYQLSLIDVSAGTASTGKLRQIKDSSEWVLNRYANLSFSDDSERLFFGRVPEVSQQLSLKKITEEQDLFDKAIVTGQRGLKVWHGDDPVIKPQELKAFEKEQQRTYLAVLHLDANKVVQLADKTVPDVALSPQQRRFLLASSDVPYRKMATWAGGHQDYYIVDTNTGRKTLFLTQQSSEELPTLSADGKYVAYYQLGQVYLYDVVNGRRSNLTQSLNVSFADEDHDYPSNAPGYGFGPWLKDDAGILVYDKFDVWQFDTETKQGINLTAGKGRAKKIQYRVEGLVDNQDKPTVLENNQLVLLHGYSDKTKADGFYQAKIGQSGVTTLMEGEYKLTVLGRSKNDDTIVFSKERFDLFPDLYTASYSSPQQGIKQTDFDKQRQAFNWSQAELIHWTNGDGKPLDGVLIKPTNYKAGERYPVLVYYYRFMTDRLHAFPQMKINHRPNFAWYINNGYAVFLPDIRFDIGFPGASSVQALTSGVQKLIELGIADPDAIGLQGHSWSGYQTAFAITQTKMFKAAVAGAPVANMTSAYSGIRHGTGLARQFQYEQGQSRIGASLFAAPQKYIENSPVFYADRIQTPLMIMFGDKDDAVPWEQGVEMYLAMRRAGKDVVFLQYEDEPHHLKKYPNKLDYTIRMMDYFDHYLKGKPAPEWLSKGEAYVEFKNDAE